One genomic segment of Desmodus rotundus isolate HL8 chromosome 5, HLdesRot8A.1, whole genome shotgun sequence includes these proteins:
- the LOC112315312 gene encoding olfactory receptor 51V1 codes for MDIISDSQKKHLKLSMPPLSAHDTNSSIFLLTGFPGLEREYPWLSIPFSIIYAMVLSGNCLVLHVIRTEPSLHQPMFYFLAMLALTDLCMGLSTVHTVLGILWGLSQEVSLDACIAQTYFIHGLSLTESGVLLTMAFDRFTAICNPLRYTSILTNARVIKIGLGILVRSFMFIIAPISRLKFFHYCRLHVLSHSFCLHQDLLRLACSDTRFNSFYALALVICTLLLDSMLILVSYILILHSVLAIASREERLKPLQTCVSHISAVLVFYIPIIGLTMVHRFGKHLSPVIHVLMGNIYIIFPPLMNPIIYSVKTPQIRGRIKKWFTM; via the coding sequence ATGGACATAATTTCAGACTCACAGAAAAAGCACCTCAAATTATCCATGCCTCCTCTTTCTGCTCATGACACCAATTCCTCCATCTTTCTTCTAACAGGCTTTCCAGGTCTGGAACGGGAATATCCCTGGCTCTCCATCCCTTTTTCCATCATCTATGCTATGGTTCTCTCGGGGAACTGCCTGGTGCTGCATGTGATCCGGACTGAGCCGAGCCTGCACCAGCCCATGTTCTACTTCCTGGCCATGCTGGCCCTCACTGACCTGTGCATGGGGCTGTCCACGGTGCACACGGTGCTGGGGATCCTGTGGGGGCTCAGCCAGGAAGTCAGCCTGGATGCCTGCATCGCACAGACTTACTTTATTCATGGATTATCCCTCACAGAGTCTGGAGTCCTTCTCACCATGGCTTTTGATCGTTTTACAGCCATCTGTAATCCTCTGAGGTACACATCCATATTAACCAATGCCAGGGTCATCAAAATTGGACTGGGAATTTTAGTTAGGAGTTTTATGTTCATCATTGCTCCCATAAGTCGCCTCAAGTTTTTCCACTACTGCCGTCTACATgtcctctcccactctttctgtCTTCACCAAGACCTGCTGAGACTAGCATGTTCTGACACCCGCTTCAACAGTTTCTATGCCTTGGCTCTGGTGATTTGTACCCTTTTGCTTGATTCCATGTTAATTCTTGTATCCTACATTCTGATCCTGCACTCTGTCTTAGCTATTGCATCTCGAGAGGAGCGGCTCAAGCCCTTGCAGACCTGTGTCTCCCACATCTCTGCTGTCCTAGTTTTCTATATTCCAATTATTGGTTTGACTATGGTGCACCGCTTTGGGAAGCATCTCTCTCCTGTGATTCATGTTCTCATGGGAAACATCTACATTATCTTCCCACCCCTGATGAACCCCATCATCTACAGTGTGAAGACCCCACAGATCCGTGGCAGGATAAAGAAGTGGTTCACCATGTAG